GCCGGGAATCAGCGCCATGAATCCAGTCAGAACGCCGAGCGCCACTGGAGATGGCACGCCTGCTATCCAATAGGCGGTGCCAAGAACAACGCCCTCGCCCAGCGCGACCAGACCCATGCCCGTGACAGTTGAGCTGACCGTAGCCGGCACCATTCTTGAGAAGCGTGCCCAGCGCTCACCCAGTGCGGCTTCTCCAACCTGATCAAGCTGGGCAGCAATAAGACGGCCATCCTTGTACACGAAAAACAGCGTGATCAGCATGAAGATCATGATCAGCAGCAAGTGAAAAACCCGGCTGCTCATCGCGAGTACCCAACGATAAATGCTTCCCAGCTGTTCTCCGCTCAACAAGGCGATCAGGTCGCTGAGGGCATGGGGCTCTCCGACATACTGCTGCCAATATGGAGCCAGCGCGCCGCCAATGACCGGGAACGACTGCAGCCAGTCTGGCATGACGGCTCCGGCGCGGTTGGCCTCGATCAACCATTCCAGCCAGCCCCTGACCTCTTCAAGAGCGAAAGCAAAAGCAAAGGAAAGCGGGACGATCAGCACCAGCATAACCGTAGCCACCGCGAGGCTGGCCGCAACCGCGTCCCGTCCGCCACATGACGCATGGAGACGCTGGTACACCGGCCAACTCGCGAAGCCGATGATCAGCGCACCTAAAACCGGCACCAGGAAATCGTGAAAAAAGTACGCCGCGATAAGCAGCAGAAAAATCAACAACCAACGTGAAATCAGACTGCCGGTAGCAGAATGCAAGGCCGTGTTCCTATTTGAGTGCGCAACCCGTAACGCTTCGGTGTGCCGGGGCTCTTGTACGAACGTCAGCAGCCGTCATGCGCCGCTTTCGTATGGACCAACGAAGCATTGTACGAGTCCAGAGCTGCTGAACAACCGCAACATGCAGCATCGCTGCAGACAGGCATGTAAGTCGCTGGGGTTGTGGTGGCGATATGGCTACTTATGCTTTCCATGAAAGTCTTTCCATGAGCAAGTTGCCTCCTGTTGTCATGACTCATTTGGACGTTCAGTGGCTGGACAGCATTCTTTACAGCGATACCGCCCCCCCATCGATCTGCTCCATTCTGCCATCAGCCAGCAAGGCGTCAGGTAGTTCGACACGCGTTGGGCTGACATGCCGACCGTCGCCGCCCCGAGAACCGTGCTCTACCGATGGGTTCTACATGGGCTCATCAAGCCGACGCGCGTCCGCAACGGTCAACAACCAATCAATCATCTGGAGGCAGCATGAAAGTCATGACCGTCGGTTCCCCTCGAGCCATCGAAGCGATCACCTTGGCTGAGCGGCTCGATCCGGGCGAGCCCGGCGCAGGGGAGATCCGTGTGGCAATGCATGGCAGCTCGCTCAATTTTCATGATCTAGCGGTCGTTGATGGCTACATCCCGAGCGAGGACGGGCGAATTCCATTGGCGGACGGTGCGGGAACCGTGGAAAGCGTCGGCGCGGGAGTCACCGAGTTCGTCGTTGGCGATATGGTCGTTTCCTGCTTCTTTCCTGATTGGCAGGATGGAGAGCCGGTGGCTGGCGGGTTTCGGCGCGTGCCTGGAGACGGTATCGACGGTTTCGCTCGGGAAGCGGTGGTGTTGCCTGCTACTGCCTTCACCCATGCGCCGCGAGGCTATGACGCGGTTGAAGCGGCGTGCATTACCACGGCAGGGCTAACGGCGTGGCGTGCGCTAGTGGTCGATGGTCAGCTCAAGGCCGGCGATACGGTTCTATTGCTCGGCACCGGCGGTGTGTCGACCTGGGCGCTTCAAATAGCCAAGCTCATGGGCGCAACCGTGGCGATCACGTCGTCATCAGATGAAAAGCTCAAGCGGGCGAAGGGCCTCGGCGCGGATTTTACCGTCAATTACCGTCAGGAAGAGAATTGGGGTAAGGCCGTGCTGAACTGGACCGCTGGGCAGGGTGTGGATCACGTAGTCGAAGTTGGCGGGCCGGGCACCCTTGCGCAGTCGATCAAGGCCGTACGTTTTGGCGGGCATATTTCTCTGATCGGCGTGTTGACCGGAACAATGGGTGAGGTGCCGACGGCTGCGTTGATGAGCAAGCAGGTGCGGTTGCAAGGCATCACGGTTGGCAACCGGCGCCAGCAACAGGACTTTGTCCGGGCATTGAACAGCAGCGGCATACGCCCAGTGATCGACAGCTGCTTTCCGCTGGAGCAGCTTGCCGATGCCTTCAAGCACGAAGCGAGCGGTAGTCACTTCGGCAAGATCGGCGTGCAATGGTAAGAGCATTTTGCGCCGGGGGCGATCCCCGGCCCACGCATACGGCAGAGGCCGACGGCCGCCGTCTCAGTCCTCCATGATCCCGGCCAGCGCCGCGCGGCAGCGCTCTTCTGCCGCATCCAGCTCCATCTGCATGTGCTGAATATCCAGCAATTGCTGCTCCAACTGCAGTCGGCGCTCGGCGATCTTGCCCAACATGATGTTCAACTGATGATGGTTGTCGCCATGGGGATCGTAAAGCGCGATCAGCTCCTTGCATTCGGCCAGCGAGAAGCCGATACGCTTGCCACGCAGAATCAGTTTCAGGGTGCCACGGTCCCTGGATGTGTAAATGCGCTCCTGGCCCCGCCGGGTCGGGGTCAGCATGCCCTGCTCTTCGTAGAACCGGATCGTGCGGGTGGTCACATCCAGCTCCCGTGACAATTCGGAAATGCTGTAGGTCCTGCCAGTCATAGACGTTCCTTGGCGACAGTTACGAGATCAACGGGATGGTATGGGTTGCAATGGCGCACGTTGACAGTCCGCTGCATCGCCTTTACGTTAACGTAAAGCAGAAATGGCTGACAATCGTTTCATTGATTGCCTCCAGAAGAACAATAATCAAGGTGCGCCATGACATACCCCAGCTTGAATTTCGCCCTCGGCGAAACCATCGACATGCTGCGCGAACAGGTACGGCACTTCGTTGCCACCGAACTGGCACCGCGGGCTGCGGACATCGACAGCAGCAATCACTTTCCTGCAGACATGTGGCGCCGGTTCGGCGACCTGGGCTTGCTCGGCATCACCGTGGAAGAAGAATACGGCGGCTCGGGCCTCGGCTATCTCGCGCATGTCGTTGCCATGGAGGAAATCAGCCGCGGCTCCGCATCGGTGGCGCTGTCCTATGGCGCGCATTCCAACCTGTGCGTCAACCAGATCAAACGCAACGGCAGCGCCGAACAGAAATCCCGGTACCTGCCCAAGCTCGTCTCCGGTGAACACGTCGGCGCCTTGGCGATGAGCGAGCCCAGCGCCGGATCGGACGTGGTGTCGATGAAGCTGCGTGCCGACAAGCGCGGCGACCATTATGTACTCAACGGCAGCAAGACCTGGATAACCAACGGGCCCGACGCCGATACCTATGTGATCTACGCCAAAACAGCTCCCGACAAGGGGCCCCAGGGAATCAGCGCCTTCATCGTGGAGCGGGACTGGAAGGGTTTTTCACGGAGCGAAAAGTTCGACAAGCTCGGTATGCGCGGATCCAACACCTGCGAGCTGTTTTTCGATGATGTGGAAGTGCCCGAGGAAAACGTGCTGGGCACGGAGAATGGCGGTGTGCGGGTACTGATGAGCGGCCTGGATTACGAGCGCGTGGTGCTATCCGGCGGCCCGGTGGGCATCATGCAGGCGGCCATGGATGTCATCGTGCCGTACATTCACGATCGCAAGCAGTTCGGTCAGAGCATCGGCGAATTTCAGCTTATCCAGGGCAAGGTCGCTGACATGTATACGCAGCTCAACGCCAGCCGAGCCTACCTGTACGCTGTGGCTCAGGCCTGCGACCGCGGCGAAACCACGCGCAAGGATGCCGCCGGGGTCATTCTCTATACGGCCGAACGGGCGACCCAGATAGCGCTGGACGCCATCCAGATTCTCGGCGGCAATGGCTACATCAACGACTACCCCACCGGTCGCCTGCTGCGCGATGCCAAGCTGTATGAGATTGGCGCCGGCACCAGCGAGATCCGCCGCATGCTCATCGGGCGGGAACTGTTCAACGAAACCAGGTGATACGTGGTTTCAGCGCTGCAAGTCGAACGACGCGCCACGTCGGAGCACGCGAGTACCTGGCATACGGTTCGTGCTGACATTGACCACCTGACGGAGTGGGCTCATGGCCATCCTGAACACACACATCAACACCCGCTCGCCCGAGTTCGCTGCCAATAGCGCCTGCATGCGCGACCAGGTCGACGCGCTTCGCACGCTGCTTGCAAGCATCCACGAAGGCGGCGGCACCAGGGCGCAGGAACGCCACAGATCGCGCGGCAAATTGTTGCCCCGCGAACGCATCAACAGCCTGCTCGATGCCGGTTCCGCCTTTCTCGAGATCAACCAGCTCGCAGCGCATGGTGTATACGATGAGGACGTGCCGGCTGCTGGCGTGATAGCCGGTATCGGTCGCGTGGAAGGCGTCGAATGCATGATCGTGGCCAACGATGCCACGGTAAAAGGCGGGAGCTACTATCCGCTTACCGTCAAAAAACACCTTCGCGCCCAGGCGATAGCACAACAGAACCGCCTACCGTGCATCTATCTGGTCGACTCGGGGGGCGCAAACCTGCCCAGGCAGGACGAAGTCTTCCCGGATCGAGACCATTTCGGTCGTATCTTCTTCAACCAGGCCAACATGAGTGCGATGGGTATACCCCAGATTGCTGTCGTCATGGGCTCGTGCACTGCCGGCGGCGCCTACGTACCGGCCATGAGCGATGAAACGATCATGGTGCGTAATCAGGCGACCATCTTTCTCGCTGGTCCGCCGCTGGTAAAGGCCGCTACCGGCGAGGAAGTCAGCGCCGAAGACCTTGGCGGCGCCGATCTCCATTGCAGGACCAGTGGCGTGGCGGATCATTACGCTGACAACGACGAGCACGCCCTGGCGATCACCCGGCGCTGCATCGCCAACCTCAACTGGCGCAAGCAGGGCGTAATCAACACCCGCGCTCCGATCCCGCCGGCGCATGCACCTGAAGAGCTCTACGGCATCATCCCGGCACAAGCCAAGCAGCCTTTTGAGGTGCGCGAGGTAATTGCTCGCATCGTCGACGGGAGTGAGTTCGATGAGTTCAAGGCGCTGTTCGGCACGACCCTGGTCTGCGGCTTCGCCCATCTGCATGGCTACCCCGTGGCGATCCTGGCCAACAACGGCGTGCTGTTCGCCGAGGCGGCGCAGAAAGGCGCACATTTCATTGAGCTGGCCTGCCAGCGGGGCATTCCCCTGGTGTTCCTGCAGAACATCACCGGGTTCATGGTCGGACAGAAATACGAGGCAGGCGGCATTGCCAAACACGGTGCCAAGCTGGTAACTGCCGTGGCCTGCGCACAGGTACCCAAGTTCACGGTGATCATTGGTGGCAGTTTTGGAGCCGGCAACTACGGCATGTGCGGTCGCGCCTACGACCCACGGTTTCTATGGATGTGGCCGAATGCGCGCATCGGCGTAATGGGCGCCGAACAGGCGGCCGGCGTGCTCGTGCAGGTCAAGCGCGAGCAGAGCGAGCGGGCTGGAGAACCCTTCGGCAGCGAGGAAGAAGCACGCATCAAACAACCGATCCTCGCGCAATACGAATTGCAGGGGCACCCGTACTATTCCAGCGCCCGACTCTGGGATGACGGCGTCATCGATCCCGCGCAGACACGTGATGTACTCGGCCTGGCCATTTCTGCTTCGCTCAACGCGCCGATCGAACAGACCCGGTTCGGCGTATTTCGCATGTAACCGCCCTCGTTCCGTTGAAAACCGATTGAGCTGAGCAACGTGTGTTTTTGGAGCGTTTATGACTGACTTTACTACCGTGCAGATCGAACCTGACGCACGCGGCTTCGCCACCCTGTGGCTGGATCGCCCTGAAAAGAACAATGCGTTCAACGCCGAGATGATCCGCGAACTGAACCGTGCGCTGAATGCCATCGCCGACGACACAAGCCTGCGCTTTCTGGTGTTGCGTGGCCGCGGCCGACACTTCAGCGCCGGCGCCGATCTTGCCTGGATGCGGCAATCAGCCTCACTCGATTACCAGGCAAACCTGGAAGATGCGCATGAGCTGGCGGACCTGATGTACAGACTGTACGCCCTCCCCATCCCTACCCTGGCTGTCGTCCAGGGTGCGGCCTTTGGTGGCGCGGTTGGTCTGGTCAGCTGTTGCGATGTGGCCATAGGCGCAGACGATGCGCTGTTCAGTCTTTCTGAAGTCAGGATCGGGCTGGCGCCGGCGGTGATCAGTCCATTCGTGGTGCAGGCCATTGGCGAGCGTGCCATGCGCCGCTACGCCCTGACCGCCGAACGCTTCGGCGCAGAGCGGGCACGTGAGCTTGGGCTGCTGTGCCAATGCTGTCCTGCAGATGAGCTCGATCAGCACGTCGGGCAGTGGATCGACAATCTGCTGCTGAACAGCCCGCAGGCGATGTCGGCGACCAAGGCACTGCTGCGCGAAGTGGGCAGCGGCGTGCTCCAACCGGAATTACGCCGGTATACCGAAGAGTGCATCGCCCGCATCCGCGTCAGCGACGAAGGTCAGGAAGGTCTCAACGCCTTCCTCGCAAAACGCGCTCCGGCGTGGCAAGGGCAACCTTCATGAGTAACCAGCCTATCGACACGATCCTCATTGCCAATCGGGGCGAAATCGCCTGCCGGGTGATGCGCACCGCTCGGGCATTGGGCCTGAAATCCGTCGCAGTGCACAGCGCCATTGATCGTCAGGCTCGCCATGTGCGTGAAGCCGATCTGGCCATCGACCTCGGTGGCGCCAAGCCGGCTGACAGCTATCTGGTGATCGACAGGATCATCGGCGCGGCGACGCTCAGCGGCGCGCAGGCGATCCATCCCGGGTACGGTTTCCTCTCCGAAAACGCTGACTTTGCCCGAGCCGTCGAGCAGGCGGGCTTGATTTTTATCGGTCCCCCCGCCAGCGCCATCGACGCCATGGGGAGCAAAGCGGGTGCCAAGGCGCTGATGGAATCAGCCGGTGTCCCGCTGGTCCCGGGCTACCATGGCGCGGAGCAGGACGTCGACACGTTCCGGGCCGCAGCCGAGCGTATCGGCTACCCGGTCCTGCTCAAGGCCACGGCAGGGGGTGGCGGCAAGGGCATGAAGGTGGTGGCGCGGGAAGCGGAGCTGGCTGATGCCCTGCAGTCGGCGCAGCGCGAAGCACAGTCTGCCTTCGGCGACTCACGAATGCTGGTAGAAAAATACGTGCTCGCGCCGCGTCATGTCGAGATTCAGGTGTTTGCCGATCAGCACGGACACTGCCTCTACCTCAATGAACGCGACTGCTCGATCCAGCGACGTCATCAGAAGGTTGTGGAAGAAGCGCCAGCGCCTGGGCTGACGCCTGCGCTGCGCCGTGCCATGGGCGAAGCGGCAGTCAAGGCGGCCCTTGCCATCGGGTACGTCGGCGCCGGGACGGTGGAGTTTCTCCTTGATGCGCGTGGGGACTTCTTCTTCATGGAGATGAATACACGACTGCAGGTGGAGCATCCGGTTACCGAAGCCATCACCGGGCTCGACCTGGTCGCCTGGCAAATTCGCGTGGCGCGCGGCGAGCCCCTGCCGATCCGTCAGGATGAGGTGCAACTGAATGGACACGCAATCGAGGTCCGCCTGTATGCAGAGGATCCGGAGCAGGATTTCCTGCCAGCGAGCGGCAGACTTCATCTGTATCGCGAACCGGCCAGCGGGCCCGGACGAAGGGTTGATTCCGGCGTGTCTCAAGGGGACGACATATCGCCGTTCTACGACCCGATGCTGGGCAAGTTGATCGCCTGGGGTGAAACCCGTGAAGAAGCTCGGCTGCGGTTGCTGGCGATGCTGGGGGAGACGGCGTTGGGCGGGTTCGAGACCAACCTGCCCTTTCTGAAGCGCATCCTGGCGCACCCGGCCTTTACTGCGGGCGACCTGGACACCGGTTTCATCGAAC
Above is a window of Halopseudomonas nanhaiensis DNA encoding:
- a CDS encoding AI-2E family transporter produces the protein MIFLLLIAAYFFHDFLVPVLGALIIGFASWPVYQRLHASCGGRDAVAASLAVATVMLVLIVPLSFAFAFALEEVRGWLEWLIEANRAGAVMPDWLQSFPVIGGALAPYWQQYVGEPHALSDLIALLSGEQLGSIYRWVLAMSSRVFHLLLIMIFMLITLFFVYKDGRLIAAQLDQVGEAALGERWARFSRMVPATVSSTVTGMGLVALGEGVVLGTAYWIAGVPSPVALGVLTGFMALIPGGAPLAFTLVSLYLGASGDAVAGLALFFWGSIELFIVDKTIRPRLVGGPIKLPFLPTFFGLIGGVTTMGIVGLFIGPVLMALLVAIWRESLHSITAARSELPE
- a CDS encoding zinc-dependent alcohol dehydrogenase family protein, coding for MKVMTVGSPRAIEAITLAERLDPGEPGAGEIRVAMHGSSLNFHDLAVVDGYIPSEDGRIPLADGAGTVESVGAGVTEFVVGDMVVSCFFPDWQDGEPVAGGFRRVPGDGIDGFAREAVVLPATAFTHAPRGYDAVEAACITTAGLTAWRALVVDGQLKAGDTVLLLGTGGVSTWALQIAKLMGATVAITSSSDEKLKRAKGLGADFTVNYRQEENWGKAVLNWTAGQGVDHVVEVGGPGTLAQSIKAVRFGGHISLIGVLTGTMGEVPTAALMSKQVRLQGITVGNRRQQQDFVRALNSSGIRPVIDSCFPLEQLADAFKHEASGSHFGKIGVQW
- a CDS encoding MerR family transcriptional regulator; this translates as MTGRTYSISELSRELDVTTRTIRFYEEQGMLTPTRRGQERIYTSRDRGTLKLILRGKRIGFSLAECKELIALYDPHGDNHHQLNIMLGKIAERRLQLEQQLLDIQHMQMELDAAEERCRAALAGIMED
- a CDS encoding isovaleryl-CoA dehydrogenase; translated protein: MTYPSLNFALGETIDMLREQVRHFVATELAPRAADIDSSNHFPADMWRRFGDLGLLGITVEEEYGGSGLGYLAHVVAMEEISRGSASVALSYGAHSNLCVNQIKRNGSAEQKSRYLPKLVSGEHVGALAMSEPSAGSDVVSMKLRADKRGDHYVLNGSKTWITNGPDADTYVIYAKTAPDKGPQGISAFIVERDWKGFSRSEKFDKLGMRGSNTCELFFDDVEVPEENVLGTENGGVRVLMSGLDYERVVLSGGPVGIMQAAMDVIVPYIHDRKQFGQSIGEFQLIQGKVADMYTQLNASRAYLYAVAQACDRGETTRKDAAGVILYTAERATQIALDAIQILGGNGYINDYPTGRLLRDAKLYEIGAGTSEIRRMLIGRELFNETR
- a CDS encoding carboxyl transferase domain-containing protein; translated protein: MAILNTHINTRSPEFAANSACMRDQVDALRTLLASIHEGGGTRAQERHRSRGKLLPRERINSLLDAGSAFLEINQLAAHGVYDEDVPAAGVIAGIGRVEGVECMIVANDATVKGGSYYPLTVKKHLRAQAIAQQNRLPCIYLVDSGGANLPRQDEVFPDRDHFGRIFFNQANMSAMGIPQIAVVMGSCTAGGAYVPAMSDETIMVRNQATIFLAGPPLVKAATGEEVSAEDLGGADLHCRTSGVADHYADNDEHALAITRRCIANLNWRKQGVINTRAPIPPAHAPEELYGIIPAQAKQPFEVREVIARIVDGSEFDEFKALFGTTLVCGFAHLHGYPVAILANNGVLFAEAAQKGAHFIELACQRGIPLVFLQNITGFMVGQKYEAGGIAKHGAKLVTAVACAQVPKFTVIIGGSFGAGNYGMCGRAYDPRFLWMWPNARIGVMGAEQAAGVLVQVKREQSERAGEPFGSEEEARIKQPILAQYELQGHPYYSSARLWDDGVIDPAQTRDVLGLAISASLNAPIEQTRFGVFRM
- a CDS encoding gamma-carboxygeranoyl-CoA hydratase — encoded protein: MTDFTTVQIEPDARGFATLWLDRPEKNNAFNAEMIRELNRALNAIADDTSLRFLVLRGRGRHFSAGADLAWMRQSASLDYQANLEDAHELADLMYRLYALPIPTLAVVQGAAFGGAVGLVSCCDVAIGADDALFSLSEVRIGLAPAVISPFVVQAIGERAMRRYALTAERFGAERARELGLLCQCCPADELDQHVGQWIDNLLLNSPQAMSATKALLREVGSGVLQPELRRYTEECIARIRVSDEGQEGLNAFLAKRAPAWQGQPS
- a CDS encoding acetyl/propionyl/methylcrotonyl-CoA carboxylase subunit alpha, which codes for MSNQPIDTILIANRGEIACRVMRTARALGLKSVAVHSAIDRQARHVREADLAIDLGGAKPADSYLVIDRIIGAATLSGAQAIHPGYGFLSENADFARAVEQAGLIFIGPPASAIDAMGSKAGAKALMESAGVPLVPGYHGAEQDVDTFRAAAERIGYPVLLKATAGGGGKGMKVVAREAELADALQSAQREAQSAFGDSRMLVEKYVLAPRHVEIQVFADQHGHCLYLNERDCSIQRRHQKVVEEAPAPGLTPALRRAMGEAAVKAALAIGYVGAGTVEFLLDARGDFFFMEMNTRLQVEHPVTEAITGLDLVAWQIRVARGEPLPIRQDEVQLNGHAIEVRLYAEDPEQDFLPASGRLHLYREPASGPGRRVDSGVSQGDDISPFYDPMLGKLIAWGETREEARLRLLAMLGETALGGFETNLPFLKRILAHPAFTAGDLDTGFIERYQAELLPGRAELPDAFWLLAADAWLQSAPRHGQPRAGYSPWNLRSGWRLGLPAEAELHLCCQGADRKVRLCPEGQARLDGETACSLGSDGTEQRIKAIRQGDTLYLDWQGQLYPVTRFDPIAAAQASHTPQGGLAAPMNGSIVRVLIQPGQTVEAGTALVVLEAMKMEHSIRAPHAGMIKALFCVEGDMVSEGTILVDIEQPQA